The sequence CAAACCAATAGAGTAAAAAGTAGAATTCCTCCTGCAATATGTGTATAAAACCTCATATTAATCACCTATTTATCTATAAAAAACATTAAACTCCTAACTATTAAAATAGCCATGATAAGTGCACTCATGAAAGTTCTACTAGTAGTTAATCCTAATTTAAATAATATAACAAATATAAACGCCCCTATAACAAAAATAAATGGTATGGTGACGTTCATTTCAGTTCCGTAGTTTTCTTTTTCTTCTTTGTTAACTAAAATGAAAGTTTTATGGAATCCATGCGCCTCTTTTTTGTAAATGCCCCAAATTGAACCAACAAAAACAATGAACTTATTTCCAGATACAGAAAGCCAGAATTGAGCAACTGATTTAGTTATGTTTTCAAAACGGTTAAAAACAATAACTAATTTGTCTTTTTGAATTGTTTTCTTTAAAATTTCTTTTAACTGAACAACTGTATTTTTAGCGAGCTGAGATTTTGTTTTAATATTCTTTCTATTTTTTAATTGAGAAACTTTAATGATTATATCGATAATTTTGGTCTTTATGGGATACATCTCATTAATATAAACAGAATATCTATATTTTTCATTAATTCTATCAAAAAATGGTAGAGTGTTCTTTTTCCAGATTAAAGTATTCATACCTTCACGTATATTGTTCAATACTCCGTTTAAAATCTCCATGTTTTCCATTAAATCAACCTTTTTTGGTATTCATCTGAAATTAGTTGATCAAATTCAATTCCTTCAAGCATGGCCGTGTTATAATCAATAGAATATGATTTTCCATGAATTTTAAGATCCATGATTTTTAAAAATCTCCAGTCTTCACGGTTGATGAATTTAATTGCAATAAAAGATTTAGCCTTTAAACCATTGGCAAAGCTGTTTAATGTGCCTATTTGCATTTTTCTAATCTTAATTAAAGTATTCAAGGTGGTTTTAACTTCCATAACAAAAATAGAATCCCCATCTCCTGCGATCAAGTCAGGGCATGAAGCTCCAGAGGCTGGAAAGCGACATGCTACAAAACCATTTTCTTTAAATGATTTTACAAGCTCTTGTTCATGTTTAATGCCCTCTTTTTTCATATTTTCAATTGTCATAAGCCTAGAACTCATTAAATCACCTTAATAAGGCTTGAATTTATAATGTTTAGTGCATAAAGAAGGATCAAATGTAACCCATTTACCATTTAGTAAGACTAATAATCTTCTGTGATTATTTGATTCCTTTGTTTTAAGCTGCTGAACTTTGACAGTATAACCATTGGCTTCTAAAACCATTTTGGAAAAGTCAGTTAAGCCCCAACAATCCCCATATCCAGTATCAATAACTCCTTGAGCAGTAGTTGCAGCCCCATGTTTCCAATCAAAATTGTAGTAAATGTAGTCTAAGAGTATTTTAAGGCCACTAGCACCATTTAGATTATTTAAATCACCACTAATGCCAGATGTGGGGTCAATAATCATTTCACCCGGAGCAAGCTGATCAAATCCAGAATCATAGGAAATAATATCACATCCTTCATCGTCAGTATTTGGAAGATTTTCATAAGCCATAACTGGGCTTGTAAAAGTAATTCCAAAGATGCAAACTATGAGAATTGCAATTAGCTTTTTATTCATGATAACACATCCATACAGAACAAAGGCTCTAAATAGTGATAATCAATCCATAGTTCAACTAACAGTGTCATGTTCCAAACATTGTATACTATTTCAAGCTTCATTTTATCTCAAAAAGAATTATTAAGAGATTTACTCAAATAGGGAACTATCTCCTTCTTCATCGCTTTAATCATCATCACCATAGTCTACATCAGGATTATAACTATTTCCAGGATCTAAAGGATCATAATCACTTTCATGTTGTTGACCATCATCAAAATCTTCACTATTATTGTCATTGTTCTCGTCTGTATTGACAGTAGAATTATCCGGATTAGTGTTATTGTTGTTATCTCCTGAATCTATTTCAGAATTATCATTGTCTGTGTTAATCTCGTTATTTCCGGAATTAACCTCTGAATTATTGATGTCAGTATTATTATCAACTCCAGAATTTACATCCTGACTACTATTGTCCATATTGTTGTTAGTTGTTTGATTATCATTATTTGGTTGATGTACTGGAGGCTTTGGTTTTATTGGTTTATTAATTTGTTTAGATATCTTATTGTTCTTAAGGGCATGTTTTAAAGCAGTTAATATGCTTAAAGTACCTTGATCATCAATATTGCCCCGATTATCAGAAGCTTCATTAATTTTAGCATTCTGGTTATCTGTTCCATTAGCAAGATTATCCATCATTTCACTTTCATTTAACTCAGTATCATTTTGTACAGGTTGAGCTACCTGCAAAGCATGTGTATTTGGTTGATTTCCCATCATTACGCCATATCCAACACCACCAACAGCAACAATTGCAATAGCGAGGATAAGAACGTATTTAAAATGGAAATTATCAGGAAATTGCATTTTTATTTCTCCTTTTAAATTTGTACAATATTTTCATTCATTCAAGTTCCCAAAAAAAAGGAAAAAAATATGGGGGTAAAAAATTAATTATGGCTCATGAGAAGTATCTTTCGTTATTGTTCTCATTTAGTTCAGAGATTACGTAATAAGGGTCAACTGTAGCTGTTCCTTTATTGAAAGCACCTGTGATAGTGATATTTTTTGTTTCTCCAGCGTTTATTGTACCTGCAGATATGTGTATAGTTCTGTAGGTCCCGTCAGTTTTCTGTACTACCCATTTAACTAGCACTTTGTTAGCATTGCCCAGTCCAATGTTTTCAATTTTGGCTGTTGTAGAGTTGCTTGATTTAGTTATGGAAGAAATCCTTAAATCAGGCATCATAATAGCTTGATAAGCTTGTACACCTGTAGAAGTTCCACCAATTAAGTATCCTCCGAATAGTATAGGTTCGCTAGTTGATGTAAAATCAGTGACTGGTGTTTGAACTGTTCCATCTTCTCTGTTAAGAATTACGAGTTTAGAATTACTTGCAACGAGAACATAAGCGCCTTTAACTAGTATGTATTTAGCAACCTGTCCAGCACCTAATGGGGCTGTAGATGTCCATTTAACAGCACCTGTAGTTTTATTTAATGCTTTAACATCGTTACCTTCTCCAATGAAGAGGTATTTTCCTGCTTTCATAGCAGATCCATTTGAGGAAACAATATTGGAAGTTTTCCATAGTGTTGTACCATTAGGGTCTACTGAAGCTAATCCAGAGGTAGATGCAGAAAAAATATCTACTCCATCACTAGTAATGCTATTAGGTTGACCCGTTGGAGCATTCCAAGCTTGAGTCCAAGCACTGGCAGCGCCTAGTGATGCAACAAGGCAAGCAATAAAAGCTATTAACAGGTATTGTCTTTTAAATTTCAAATTATCACCTCCGCACAACATATAAAAGACACATAATTATAAGTAAGTCATTAAATACTCGTTATGGGACTAAAATAGTATTTATGGGCCCAAAAAGCCAGAATAAGCCAAAAATTTGTATTTAACAATTTGAACATAAAAATAAAATAAAATTTCTTTTTTGAACATTTTTCATTTTGGATATTTACAGCTGTAAAAGTTAGCGTTCAAAAAATTCTTTAAAAAGTGGACAAAAGCACAATTTAATTAGCATGTATGTTGTTACTTTGTTCAATTCTGAACCTTGTTTTTAGACATTATTTTGGCTGAACTTCGTTAAATTTAACTAAAGCGAAGTATAATAAATTAATTTTTGTACTGTTTAAATCATTTTTAGTACTTTATTTTGATTAATATTATATTAAATCTGTGATTAA is a genomic window of Methanobacterium veterum containing:
- the hjc gene encoding Holliday junction resolvase Hjc gives rise to the protein MSSRLMTIENMKKEGIKHEQELVKSFKENGFVACRFPASGASCPDLIAGDGDSIFVMEVKTTLNTLIKIRKMQIGTLNSFANGLKAKSFIAIKFINREDWRFLKIMDLKIHGKSYSIDYNTAMLEGIEFDQLISDEYQKRLI
- a CDS encoding transglutaminase domain-containing protein; this encodes MNKKLIAILIVCIFGITFTSPVMAYENLPNTDDEGCDIISYDSGFDQLAPGEMIIDPTSGISGDLNNLNGASGLKILLDYIYYNFDWKHGAATTAQGVIDTGYGDCWGLTDFSKMVLEANGYTVKVQQLKTKESNNHRRLLVLLNGKWVTFDPSLCTKHYKFKPY
- a CDS encoding outer membrane protein assembly factor BamB family protein — protein: MKFKRQYLLIAFIACLVASLGAASAWTQAWNAPTGQPNSITSDGVDIFSASTSGLASVDPNGTTLWKTSNIVSSNGSAMKAGKYLFIGEGNDVKALNKTTGAVKWTSTAPLGAGQVAKYILVKGAYVLVASNSKLVILNREDGTVQTPVTDFTSTSEPILFGGYLIGGTSTGVQAYQAIMMPDLRISSITKSSNSTTAKIENIGLGNANKVLVKWVVQKTDGTYRTIHISAGTINAGETKNITITGAFNKGTATVDPYYVISELNENNNERYFS